From one Idiomarina sp. X4 genomic stretch:
- a CDS encoding long-chain fatty acid--CoA ligase, whose product MLGNMMKRPLQIIDLLKFAASRHARQEIVTRRLEGDIHRYSYADCWQRTGQLANALKKLGVQSGERVASLAWNTYRHMELYYAVSGSGAVMHTVNPRLFGEQIAWILNHAESGWVFVDLSFVELLESIEDELPNVKGFVVMTDKSHMPDNKLNNVLCYEELLESESQDFDWPDVDEDSAALLCYTSGTTGNPKGVLASHRAMVLHAQATVSADMLDLRSDTVLMPMVTMYHVAAWGAPYAGPLSGCKLVFTGDGTSGQAMAEMIRTESVAVGLGVPTIWLTLHNYLNDNKLDIPSLQRVCVGGAASPMGLVKTYDQEYDVYWQPIWGMTETGPLVHSVPPQADIISRPKDEQYQLQTTAGRPVFGIEHRIVDADDNPLPNDGETRGELQVRGHWIASQYFRNDDLSSFPDGWLATGDIAVIDPEGFMKVVDRKKDVIKSGGEWISSLDIENIVSQNEAVNESCVIGVKHPKWDERPLLLVVLNKGHQLSKQDIKDFLTGKIARWWMPDDIVFVDELPHTGTGKLVKNKLREQYQNYLQENVS is encoded by the coding sequence ATGTTAGGAAATATGATGAAGCGGCCACTGCAAATTATTGACCTACTGAAGTTTGCAGCCAGCCGACACGCACGGCAGGAAATTGTTACTCGCCGTCTGGAGGGTGATATCCACCGATATAGCTATGCTGACTGCTGGCAACGTACCGGACAATTAGCTAACGCTTTAAAAAAGCTGGGAGTACAATCCGGCGAACGCGTGGCCAGTCTGGCCTGGAATACGTACCGGCACATGGAGCTTTACTATGCGGTCAGTGGCAGTGGCGCTGTTATGCATACGGTAAACCCTCGCTTATTTGGTGAACAAATTGCCTGGATTCTCAACCATGCTGAAAGCGGTTGGGTCTTTGTCGACCTTAGTTTTGTCGAATTACTGGAATCCATTGAAGACGAACTGCCCAACGTTAAAGGTTTTGTGGTAATGACTGACAAAAGTCACATGCCGGACAACAAACTCAATAACGTGCTTTGTTATGAAGAACTTCTGGAATCAGAGTCTCAAGACTTTGACTGGCCAGACGTTGACGAAGACAGTGCCGCCCTGCTTTGTTATACCTCCGGCACGACAGGCAACCCTAAAGGGGTACTGGCCTCACATCGCGCCATGGTCTTACACGCCCAGGCGACTGTCAGTGCCGACATGCTCGATTTACGCAGCGACACCGTCTTAATGCCTATGGTGACTATGTACCATGTAGCTGCTTGGGGCGCACCCTACGCAGGTCCTTTATCCGGTTGTAAGTTAGTGTTTACTGGCGACGGTACCTCGGGGCAGGCTATGGCAGAGATGATACGCACAGAAAGTGTCGCGGTGGGCTTAGGCGTACCCACCATCTGGCTCACTTTGCACAATTATTTGAATGACAATAAGCTGGATATCCCATCGCTGCAACGCGTTTGCGTTGGCGGCGCCGCTTCACCTATGGGGCTGGTTAAAACCTATGATCAAGAGTACGACGTTTACTGGCAGCCAATATGGGGTATGACAGAAACAGGGCCGTTGGTGCATTCAGTACCGCCGCAGGCAGACATTATTAGCCGGCCTAAAGACGAACAATATCAACTACAGACAACCGCAGGACGTCCTGTTTTCGGTATTGAACACCGCATTGTTGACGCCGACGATAATCCTCTGCCGAACGATGGCGAAACCCGGGGCGAGTTGCAGGTTCGCGGGCACTGGATTGCTTCACAGTATTTTCGCAATGATGACTTAAGTAGCTTTCCGGATGGGTGGCTGGCTACGGGTGACATCGCGGTTATTGACCCCGAAGGCTTTATGAAAGTCGTTGACCGCAAGAAAGATGTGATTAAAAGCGGTGGCGAATGGATAAGCTCTCTGGATATCGAAAACATTGTCAGCCAGAACGAAGCGGTTAACGAGTCCTGTGTCATTGGTGTTAAACATCCGAAATGGGACGAGCGCCCGCTATTGCTGGTGGTGCTGAATAAAGGTCACCAGCTATCCAAACAAGACATTAAAGACTTTTTAACCGGCAAAATTGCTCGTTGGTGGATGCCTGATGACATCGTCTTTGTTGATGAGTTACCCCATACCGGCACGGGTAAACTGGTTAAAAACAAATTGCGCGAGCAATACCAAAATTACTTACAGGAGAATGTGTCATGA
- a CDS encoding GntP family permease has translation MLSMIGLIGGLVLLIILTLRGMNLFISAPLCAVIVALCSGVPLFTGDVNFVSAYMDGFASFVAAWFFMFLLGSMFGKFMEDTGAADSVARFIINKLGRKQAVLAVVLACAILTYGGVSVFVVAFSVYPMALSLFKDANLPRRFIPAALAFGSVTFTMTSAGSPEIQNWIPVKYLGTSPYAAWEVSLVVAVLMATFGYWWLKKIINRAVANGEQFEAREGDPILLDRELPSPISGLIPLLVVLGLSFTFHDTLQQNALIVALLGGVIAIAVINFKHFHKPQTAIHEATTGALVAIGNTAAVVGFGSIAKITPAFDAAVTAMTNLPGNELVGAAVAVSVIAGLTGSASGGQAIALPEVGPHYMAAGVNPEQLHRIVSISSGALDSLPHNGYVVTTIRAICNEKHSAAYWAVAAVTVVVPLMGLAVAIGLFML, from the coding sequence ATGTTAAGTATGATTGGCCTGATTGGCGGCTTGGTGCTGCTTATCATACTCACACTACGGGGGATGAACCTATTCATCAGTGCCCCTCTTTGCGCCGTTATTGTGGCTTTATGCAGTGGCGTCCCTTTATTTACGGGTGACGTGAACTTTGTCAGTGCCTACATGGATGGCTTTGCCAGCTTTGTGGCAGCCTGGTTCTTTATGTTCTTACTGGGCTCAATGTTCGGTAAATTTATGGAAGACACTGGCGCCGCAGACAGCGTTGCTCGTTTTATTATCAATAAGCTGGGCCGCAAGCAGGCGGTTCTTGCTGTGGTATTAGCCTGCGCCATTCTAACTTATGGCGGTGTCAGCGTTTTCGTTGTCGCCTTCTCGGTATATCCAATGGCGCTCAGCTTGTTTAAAGATGCCAACCTGCCTCGCCGCTTTATTCCTGCTGCGTTAGCCTTTGGCTCGGTCACTTTTACCATGACCTCCGCTGGCTCACCAGAAATTCAAAACTGGATACCGGTAAAATACTTAGGTACCTCGCCTTACGCTGCCTGGGAGGTTAGCCTGGTGGTCGCAGTGTTAATGGCAACTTTCGGTTACTGGTGGCTCAAAAAAATCATTAATCGTGCCGTAGCAAATGGCGAACAATTTGAAGCGCGTGAAGGCGACCCAATACTTTTAGACCGCGAGCTACCGTCTCCTATAAGTGGGCTGATCCCGCTGTTGGTGGTACTTGGGCTGTCCTTTACCTTCCATGACACCTTGCAGCAAAACGCTTTAATTGTGGCCTTACTTGGTGGCGTTATTGCCATTGCAGTCATTAACTTTAAACATTTCCATAAACCTCAAACCGCTATTCATGAAGCCACAACCGGTGCTTTGGTTGCCATAGGTAACACCGCTGCCGTTGTTGGATTTGGCAGCATTGCCAAGATAACTCCGGCTTTTGATGCAGCCGTGACTGCCATGACCAATTTACCCGGTAATGAGTTAGTCGGCGCGGCTGTTGCGGTCAGCGTTATTGCAGGCTTAACGGGGTCTGCCTCCGGTGGACAGGCGATTGCATTACCTGAAGTCGGACCGCATTACATGGCCGCCGGCGTCAACCCAGAGCAACTGCATCGTATTGTTTCCATTTCTTCCGGTGCTCTGGATTCGTTGCCACACAATGGTTATGTGGTTACTACAATTCGCGCTATTTGTAACGAGAAGCACAGTGCCGCTTACTGGGCTGTCGCTGCCGTAACCGTTGTTGTGCCGTTAATGGGCCTGGCCGTGGCCATTGGCTTGTTCATGTTGTAA
- a CDS encoding TonB-dependent receptor, with the protein MKQPKFQKSMIAAAVATLLGSPMALAQQSEEAEVDEGKLERIEVTARRTNESLQEVPVAVSAFGEGDLERDGIEDITELQYKMPNTTFQVSRGTNSTLTAYIRGVGQQDPLWGFEPGVGIYIDDVYVARPQGAVLEVLDVQRVEVLRGPQGTLYGKNTIGGAMKYVTRELTGYNEFELKGTVGTYNQRDLKVSGQTALADNFYVGGAFATLNRDGFGEFVNTGDENYNKELMTGRFNAKWLVNKDINVKFAADWTKDDSNARGGHREQESLLSDEPRLTDVYDSYTAMPTWNEVETEGYSMTVDWAINNDWMFKSITAYREGYTNTNIDFDSTVNPVLLVPAVYEDDQTTQEFQFMYRDDRLDFVGGLYFYEGEACGEFGTVLGLLGLSIDTGGCVDTSSEALFGQATYQLDDQWSVTLGGRYTRDDKNADVFRYTYAGVKFLDRGDYSADPIVVNSDFTTQADWSKFSPHASVSYQVDPAVMLYASYSNGFKSGGVDMRADVSLNPDAANPYDPETVDTVEFGVKSELLDGRMRVNAATFFSDYQDMQVTVQRAIEGGGVASQVLNAADSTVQGFEIESTFAATPTLNFNGSLGYIDAEFDSVAFFNPETQQVEDVSDLWSFQNTPKVTANLGFTKEFELESGSMVWSTTVSYRDDTQIFEVPSPLDEEAYSLTNTSLVWYSNSGQWTVGLHAKNVFDEEYRVSGYNFGSTFGENIVTGYYGDPRTVSLSVGYRF; encoded by the coding sequence ATGAAACAGCCCAAATTTCAGAAATCAATGATTGCAGCAGCGGTAGCAACGTTGCTGGGGAGTCCGATGGCTTTAGCGCAGCAAAGCGAAGAAGCTGAGGTCGATGAAGGAAAGCTAGAGCGTATTGAAGTAACCGCGCGCCGGACAAACGAAAGTTTGCAAGAAGTGCCGGTGGCAGTATCTGCTTTTGGTGAGGGTGATTTGGAGCGTGATGGCATCGAGGACATTACCGAGCTGCAGTACAAAATGCCGAATACCACATTCCAGGTGAGCCGCGGTACTAACTCAACTTTAACCGCTTATATTCGAGGTGTTGGCCAGCAGGATCCTCTCTGGGGTTTTGAACCGGGGGTTGGTATTTACATCGATGATGTTTATGTGGCTCGCCCGCAAGGTGCCGTTTTAGAAGTACTTGACGTTCAACGCGTTGAGGTGCTGAGAGGCCCGCAGGGGACGCTTTATGGCAAAAACACTATTGGTGGTGCCATGAAGTATGTGACGCGTGAGTTGACTGGCTATAACGAGTTTGAATTAAAAGGTACGGTTGGTACGTACAACCAAAGAGACCTGAAAGTGTCAGGGCAAACTGCACTGGCAGATAATTTCTACGTAGGTGGAGCCTTCGCCACGCTTAATCGAGATGGCTTCGGCGAATTCGTTAATACAGGCGATGAAAATTACAACAAAGAATTAATGACCGGGCGCTTCAACGCCAAATGGCTCGTCAATAAAGACATTAACGTGAAGTTCGCCGCCGATTGGACAAAAGACGACTCGAACGCACGCGGTGGTCATCGTGAGCAAGAATCCTTGTTGAGTGATGAACCACGTTTAACGGACGTTTATGATTCGTATACGGCCATGCCAACCTGGAACGAAGTTGAGACCGAAGGTTACTCAATGACCGTTGACTGGGCGATCAACAACGACTGGATGTTTAAGTCGATTACGGCTTACCGGGAAGGTTACACCAACACCAATATCGACTTTGACTCCACGGTAAATCCGGTTCTTTTGGTGCCAGCTGTTTATGAAGATGATCAAACCACCCAGGAATTCCAGTTCATGTACCGCGATGACAGACTGGATTTCGTGGGTGGTTTGTACTTTTATGAAGGTGAAGCCTGTGGTGAGTTCGGGACAGTCTTAGGTTTACTGGGGCTCTCTATCGATACCGGCGGTTGTGTTGATACGTCAAGCGAAGCGCTGTTTGGTCAGGCAACTTACCAGTTGGATGATCAATGGTCAGTGACTTTGGGCGGGCGTTATACACGTGATGATAAGAATGCTGACGTCTTTAGATACACTTATGCTGGCGTTAAGTTCCTGGACCGCGGCGATTACTCGGCGGACCCTATTGTCGTGAATTCAGATTTCACAACGCAGGCTGACTGGAGTAAGTTCAGCCCACACGCAAGCGTCAGTTATCAAGTTGATCCTGCAGTTATGCTTTATGCGAGCTACAGTAACGGCTTCAAGTCTGGCGGTGTTGATATGCGAGCGGATGTATCACTGAACCCAGATGCTGCCAACCCTTATGACCCGGAAACGGTTGATACTGTTGAGTTTGGTGTCAAAAGTGAGCTGCTAGATGGTCGTATGCGGGTGAACGCGGCAACCTTCTTCTCCGACTACCAAGATATGCAGGTCACTGTGCAGCGTGCTATCGAAGGCGGAGGCGTTGCGTCTCAAGTTTTGAACGCAGCCGATTCAACCGTTCAAGGTTTTGAGATTGAGTCCACCTTTGCAGCGACTCCAACATTAAACTTTAACGGCTCACTGGGCTACATCGATGCGGAATTTGACTCGGTGGCGTTCTTTAACCCGGAAACGCAACAAGTGGAAGACGTTTCTGACTTATGGTCTTTCCAAAACACTCCGAAAGTAACGGCAAACCTAGGTTTTACCAAAGAATTTGAACTCGAGAGTGGTTCAATGGTTTGGTCAACAACCGTTTCTTATCGTGACGACACTCAAATCTTTGAAGTGCCTTCGCCTTTAGATGAAGAGGCATACAGTCTGACGAATACCAGCCTCGTTTGGTACTCAAACTCAGGTCAGTGGACCGTAGGTCTTCACGCGAAGAATGTTTTCGATGAAGAGTATCGAGTATCTGGATACAACTTCGGTTCAACCTTTGGAGAAAATATCGTAACGGGTTATTACGGTGACCCGCGTACCGTATCGCTTTCGGTCGGTTATCGTTTTTAA
- a CDS encoding response regulator yields MARAIIADDHPLFRAAMKQALSESLESDIIEVSSFEQLEQLLEQQPQVEIVFLDLSMPGNKGLTGLTVLRSQYPDILVVIVSANEDTKVIRQAMALGASGYIPKSVPLPQWQVAVSTVLAGYNWLPESMSNIDLSASEDMTEFANKLEQLTPQQFKVLQCIADGLLNKQIAYELGVQETTIKQHASAILRKLGCVNRTQAGILFREMLDTPDATNETF; encoded by the coding sequence ATGGCCAGAGCAATCATCGCTGATGACCACCCGCTGTTTCGGGCGGCAATGAAGCAGGCTTTAAGCGAGAGCCTGGAAAGTGACATCATTGAAGTTTCTAGCTTTGAGCAGTTAGAACAGTTGTTAGAACAACAACCCCAAGTCGAAATCGTGTTTTTAGACCTCTCCATGCCTGGCAATAAAGGGTTAACAGGGCTTACTGTACTGCGAAGCCAGTACCCCGATATCCTCGTTGTTATTGTTTCTGCAAATGAAGATACCAAAGTTATTCGTCAAGCAATGGCGCTCGGGGCGAGTGGTTACATACCAAAATCCGTGCCTTTACCACAATGGCAAGTAGCGGTATCAACGGTTTTAGCCGGATATAATTGGCTGCCGGAAAGCATGAGTAACATTGACTTGTCGGCTAGTGAAGACATGACTGAGTTTGCTAACAAGCTTGAGCAGTTAACACCACAGCAGTTTAAAGTATTGCAATGCATCGCTGACGGCTTGCTTAACAAACAGATAGCCTATGAGCTTGGCGTGCAAGAAACCACTATCAAGCAGCATGCATCCGCTATTTTACGCAAGTTGGGCTGTGTTAACCGAACCCAGGCAGGCATTCTATTCCGCGAGATGTTAGATACCCCGGATGCGACGAATGAGACGTTTTAA
- a CDS encoding PAS domain-containing hybrid sensor histidine kinase/response regulator, which yields MLSIELTVFAAITYLAVLFFIAYRGDKSSTNTVKPYRYSLAQGVHCTSWAFFGTVTQSAYYGWAFAPTYIGAIIVFLLLHGIQLKLLNYCKQKNITSIADLIGTRYSKSPILAAAVALTAFVAVVPYISLQLRAVTSSFAAVTGFDNSPLWLSDLSFLVALFMVGFGFLFGTRKLSLAEQHSGLMDAIAFESIVKLVAFVIVGLFVSYSVFDGLSDLLKSSFENPLTRDVLTGEKGGAYVFSVHILLGALSMFCLPRQFHVSYVENTHPDELKVARWAFPLYLFGINFFILPIALGALHLAPEQAANDTFLLSVPLISERPDITLVAFIGGLSAATSMVIIALLALSIMISNDVVMPIWLRLTKSRLRQFSFTPKRILRIRRVTIVIVMLMAYLYYQVTIDSMPLVNSGLLSLALLAQLAPGILATVLWKRASQAGVFSGLFVGTCVWLALLLIPSIGRDSGLTDIEIANGVLLSLSLNLLCFAAFSLLSKRSIGDHYPASGNSEYINQPVISWGTVNSLLTRFYNEQQLQAIHTRLNVDNHTTNSNAVVPAPALIRIERELSAIIGTSASRLLLDTVSKQNDAPVSSMVEWATEASKLYQFNRELLQSSVENIPQGISVVDQELRLVAWNRRYLEIFDYPDGLVKAGMPVEELLRFNAQRGMLSCSDGASTSEEIEKRLDYLQAGSAYRYQRQQGKLTIELQGNPMPGGGFVTTYSDITERIEAQKQLQRINQELEERVDERTKQLLKAKLAEEEAHKSKSRFFAAVSHDLMQPFNAASLFCEMLQSRVSQDQQPLAENIQRSLEHAEELLTMLLDMTKLDSGNLQPDYQEVDLNSIIKPLAERYQFVAEEKSLQFTYHPTSAVIRSDRKLLTRILQNLLSNAVRYTESGRIVIGTRRHKTSIDIWVIDTGTGIPEHKQSEIFKEFHQLPSTGDNPGLGLGLSIVKRMCELLTIRLDLRSAPDQGTAFKLSLPVIRWASSPITVKPHEAVENSKPLYGMTVLVIDNDKQVLEATSQLMEDWGANVESANGIDDIQHSVKCDLILADYHLDEGLTGINVVKQLRARWSTQTPAIINSADPNESLREEALEVNAYFIPKPLKTGALKRLIRRIRGI from the coding sequence ATGCTGAGCATTGAGCTAACGGTATTTGCAGCTATTACGTACCTCGCTGTTCTGTTTTTTATTGCATACAGAGGCGATAAGTCGTCAACGAACACCGTTAAGCCTTACCGTTACTCACTGGCTCAAGGGGTTCACTGCACATCATGGGCATTCTTTGGCACGGTAACTCAATCTGCTTATTACGGTTGGGCGTTTGCCCCAACCTACATTGGTGCCATTATCGTCTTTTTACTGCTGCATGGTATCCAGCTTAAACTTCTGAATTATTGTAAACAGAAAAACATAACCTCTATCGCTGACTTAATAGGCACTCGTTACAGTAAGTCGCCTATTTTAGCCGCAGCGGTTGCGCTAACTGCATTTGTCGCTGTTGTGCCTTATATATCCTTACAACTACGAGCGGTGACATCCAGTTTTGCAGCAGTCACAGGCTTCGACAACAGTCCGCTTTGGCTTTCCGATCTATCGTTTCTGGTTGCTTTGTTCATGGTTGGGTTCGGTTTTTTATTCGGAACCCGCAAGCTGAGCCTCGCAGAGCAACATTCTGGGCTAATGGATGCTATTGCCTTCGAATCCATCGTCAAACTCGTTGCTTTTGTTATCGTTGGTCTGTTCGTTAGCTACAGTGTTTTTGACGGGCTGAGTGATCTGCTAAAAAGCAGCTTCGAAAACCCGCTCACTCGTGACGTATTGACCGGAGAAAAAGGCGGCGCCTACGTATTTAGTGTGCATATATTATTGGGTGCATTATCCATGTTCTGTCTACCACGGCAGTTTCATGTCAGTTACGTAGAAAACACGCACCCCGATGAATTAAAAGTGGCCCGCTGGGCATTTCCATTGTATTTATTCGGTATTAATTTTTTTATTTTACCCATTGCGCTTGGCGCACTCCATTTGGCTCCAGAGCAAGCTGCAAATGACACATTCTTATTGAGTGTTCCACTGATAAGCGAGCGTCCGGACATTACTCTGGTCGCTTTTATTGGCGGCTTATCTGCGGCCACCAGCATGGTGATTATTGCCTTATTAGCGCTCAGTATTATGATTTCTAATGATGTCGTAATGCCTATTTGGCTGCGTTTAACGAAAAGCCGGTTACGGCAATTTAGTTTCACCCCGAAACGAATTTTGAGAATACGCAGAGTCACCATCGTCATTGTCATGTTGATGGCCTACCTCTATTATCAGGTCACCATTGACTCAATGCCGCTGGTTAACTCCGGGCTTTTATCTCTCGCCCTGCTAGCACAGCTAGCTCCTGGCATACTAGCGACGGTTTTATGGAAGCGCGCTTCTCAAGCTGGTGTTTTCAGCGGACTCTTCGTCGGCACCTGCGTGTGGTTGGCACTACTGCTTATTCCATCGATAGGAAGAGACTCGGGACTGACCGATATCGAGATTGCCAATGGCGTACTACTCAGTCTCAGTCTCAATCTATTGTGTTTTGCCGCTTTTTCATTGCTCTCCAAACGAAGCATAGGGGATCATTATCCAGCAAGTGGTAACAGTGAATACATTAACCAACCGGTCATTAGCTGGGGAACCGTAAACTCACTGTTAACTCGCTTTTATAACGAGCAACAATTACAAGCAATTCATACAAGGCTAAACGTCGATAATCACACAACGAATAGCAATGCCGTGGTTCCTGCGCCAGCGCTTATTCGTATAGAACGAGAACTTTCAGCCATTATAGGCACGTCCGCCAGCAGACTGTTGCTGGACACGGTGTCAAAACAAAATGATGCTCCGGTATCGAGCATGGTGGAATGGGCAACGGAAGCGTCAAAACTGTACCAGTTTAACCGCGAGTTGCTGCAGTCATCCGTTGAAAACATTCCTCAGGGAATAAGTGTTGTTGACCAGGAGCTTCGGTTGGTTGCGTGGAACCGTCGGTATCTGGAAATTTTTGATTATCCAGATGGATTGGTTAAAGCTGGAATGCCGGTTGAAGAGCTTTTACGGTTTAATGCCCAACGGGGCATGCTCAGCTGCTCCGACGGCGCCAGTACCAGCGAAGAAATTGAAAAGCGGCTCGATTACTTGCAAGCCGGTAGCGCATACCGGTACCAGCGCCAGCAAGGTAAGTTGACCATTGAATTGCAAGGCAACCCCATGCCGGGGGGCGGCTTTGTCACTACGTACAGCGATATAACCGAACGTATCGAAGCTCAAAAGCAACTTCAACGAATCAACCAAGAGCTTGAGGAGCGTGTTGACGAACGAACTAAACAGTTATTGAAGGCCAAGCTTGCTGAAGAGGAAGCTCATAAAAGCAAATCACGATTTTTTGCGGCAGTAAGCCATGATCTGATGCAGCCTTTTAATGCCGCCAGCCTGTTTTGTGAAATGTTGCAGTCGCGTGTATCTCAAGATCAGCAACCTTTAGCGGAAAATATCCAACGCTCTCTCGAGCACGCAGAAGAGTTACTCACTATGCTGCTGGATATGACCAAGCTAGATTCCGGAAATTTGCAACCTGACTACCAAGAGGTAGACCTCAATTCAATTATAAAACCTTTGGCCGAGCGCTATCAGTTTGTCGCTGAAGAGAAATCCCTTCAATTTACGTATCACCCAACCTCGGCTGTTATACGCAGCGACCGCAAACTGCTAACGCGAATACTGCAGAACCTATTATCGAACGCAGTGAGATACACTGAGTCTGGTCGCATAGTGATTGGAACCAGACGTCATAAGACTTCAATCGATATTTGGGTTATTGACACTGGCACCGGCATTCCCGAACACAAACAATCGGAAATTTTTAAAGAGTTCCACCAGCTTCCGTCAACTGGCGATAACCCGGGGCTGGGGCTGGGTCTATCTATTGTAAAGCGTATGTGTGAGCTGCTGACTATTAGGCTCGATTTGCGCTCAGCACCTGATCAAGGTACTGCATTTAAGCTCTCTTTACCGGTAATACGATGGGCATCAAGCCCTATAACCGTTAAACCTCACGAAGCCGTAGAGAATTCAAAACCGCTTTATGGAATGACGGTTTTGGTTATTGATAACGATAAACAAGTTTTAGAAGCAACCTCGCAGCTGATGGAGGACTGGGGCGCTAATGTTGAGTCAGCTAACGGCATCGATGACATACAGCACTCCGTCAAGTGTGACTTAATTTTGGCGGACTACCATCTTGATGAAGGACTGACAGGCATCAATGTTGTTAAGCAACTTCGAGCCCGTTGGAGCACCCAAACTCCAGCCATAATCAACTCTGCTGACCCTAATGAGTCACTGCGGGAAGAGGCACTGGAAGTTAATGCTTACTTTATCCCCAAGCCGTTAAAAACCGGAGCCTTAAAACGTCTCATTCGTCGCATCCGGGGTATCTAA
- a CDS encoding trimeric intracellular cation channel family protein codes for MEHIFYWTDQAGVAVFAIAGTLLAFRKKMDGFGVIVLASATAIGGGTIRDLILGLPVFWTHDEVYLYTILTAALLTIVWLRFKAYIPMTTLQIADAFGLAFFAAMGAEKTLTAGFSPFIAVIMGTISACFGGMLRDVLARDIPMVLKGELYATTCLVGATVYVLLVPFQPLIALAAGMSATLVMRLGAIKYQWSLTVFRDHQDHY; via the coding sequence ATGGAACATATATTCTACTGGACAGATCAGGCTGGTGTCGCTGTTTTTGCGATAGCTGGCACATTATTAGCGTTTCGTAAGAAAATGGACGGCTTCGGCGTCATCGTTCTCGCCTCCGCAACCGCTATTGGCGGCGGTACCATCCGGGACCTTATACTCGGCTTGCCGGTTTTCTGGACGCACGATGAAGTCTATCTGTACACCATTTTAACGGCGGCGCTATTGACGATTGTATGGTTGAGGTTCAAAGCCTACATACCCATGACAACACTACAAATAGCCGATGCTTTCGGTCTCGCCTTCTTCGCCGCTATGGGCGCGGAAAAAACACTGACGGCTGGGTTCTCGCCTTTTATTGCCGTCATTATGGGCACGATATCGGCGTGTTTTGGCGGCATGCTTCGTGATGTTTTGGCACGCGATATACCTATGGTTCTCAAAGGTGAGCTTTACGCTACCACTTGTCTGGTTGGCGCGACGGTTTACGTTTTATTAGTGCCATTTCAACCGCTTATTGCCCTTGCGGCAGGTATGTCAGCAACATTAGTCATGCGCTTGGGGGCGATTAAGTATCAATGGTCGCTTACAGTATTTCGTGACCATCAGGATCACTACTAG